In the genome of Mastomys coucha isolate ucsf_1 unplaced genomic scaffold, UCSF_Mcou_1 pScaffold21, whole genome shotgun sequence, the window TCAAGGCAAGCAGCAAAAACCAATGGCTTCTCTTGCTGACCTGTATACATCCAGACAGTAGGAaggatactgtgtgtgtgtgtgtgtgtgtgtgtgtgttggggagtggGGTGTCTTTTCCTTGAGTTAATCTTCCCAGAGAATACCTTCACAAACCTGTCGCTTACAGATATAGATTACAGATAAAGTCAAACAGACAACCAAGATTAAACCCCAAGAAAACCAGCTCAAagccaaaagcaagcaaaagtcAAAGAGAAACACTGcgaaacacacaaagaaacaaagttcCATCAGCACAGTAAGGTTTGCCCTCCTCTTAAGGGACTTGGGACTCTAGAAAACCAATGAGTGGCCGCTCTTGCAGAGTGTCTACACTGGACAGTTCACAGCTAATTCTAACTCCcttttggcctccaagggcatctATACTAACATACAAACAtcctcatacagacatatatatgcacgcttaaaaataagtctaaaatgaaaatattgttaGAAATTAATCCTAGAATCATAAAAAAGTATATGAGATatgtcacatatatatgcatatgtggtgGGCAGGTTTGAGAGGAAGGAGGTCAAATAAAAATCTGtacaatttataaatttatatagcaAGGCCTTGACTTACCAAGCCATGCCAATACTACTTAGTATCATAGGTACTGTTGATATTACATAGATACCCACTTCCAAAAATAAGCATTTGACTAAAAAGCGATGCATatagaaagaaaagcattatttcttccctCATAGATTCTAGGAAGGTCTCTTCAACCTGGAAAGCTGTATGTGCCATGGTCCCAGGAAACTTAATTCAGCACACTGACTTCAGcttatttaaaggaaaattctGATGTAGGTCCTACTTCTACTTACTCACAAGGTGCTCCAAAGCAAACTGCTGAGGGATCTGGAAAGTTTATTCCCAAGGCTGGCTAGTCCCTGCAGGTAAACCATGGGGTAGCGTTTCGGTCCTGGGAAACAGGACTTAAGAGACCAACTGTTTCCACAGCAGCACAAACTGATATGGAGACAGCCAGGAAAGAGCTTTAGAGTGTGAGCAGCATAAACCTCGTATAGGCCCAGCCAGTAACAGGAGAGATTAGGAACATCAGGAGTATGGTGAAAATGGTGAGGAAGCAAATGTTGAACACAGGAGCAATCACTTGAAGGTAGGAAATAGTCTCCCTCAAGCAACCATGAGGAAAAACAGAATCAGACATTTAAACACCATAGTGATGACGCCTGGTTAAGGCTATTAACTTGATAAATGGCAGAAGTGGTCTTGACTCTCTTAACTAACTAGATTCCTTCATCATATAACCCAAAGGGATATGTTTACCTTTATTGTGCTCTAAACACTTAAGTGTGTACTCAAGAAACGCTTTAAACTAATTTGCTGTTATTTTGAATTACCAAGTAGTGACCTGTACAAACAACTTTCTTAGCAATGCAACTTTAATGCACATTAAGTTTGGTAAATAGGTTAAGGAGAGCAAGTCTAGGGCTTTAACTCTAGCCCTGTCAGCTTTGAAGTTAACACTTGATGGTACCCAACACATGCTGCTTGTTAAACAGAGCTTTGTACTACTGAAGAGTGTCAGGAAACCAGTAAATCATACAGACAAAAAGTATCCTTCTTGGAAAATTTAAAGatgcatttcctttttaaagtgcACCTATTTTTAGTATTCTTACAAATTAGCTTTATACAAAACAAGCTGAAAATCCAATGGCTTTAAGAATACTTTgaaggctagggatgtagctcagtggtgaacACTGTTTAACATAGGCAGGGTCCTGCATTCATCACCAGAACAGaaacaactatatatatatatatgttatatatgtatattatagtatatttattgtgcatattatatatttatattacaaactgtttaaaaTTGGCACCTTAAATAATAAGGTTTGGGGATCATGTACATAGGGAATTGGTGAGAACACCGACAATTTGTAAACTGTATAGTCAAGAAGTAGCAAGAAGTACATAGAAGCTTTGGTGAGAGGTACGCTTGCTGTTCCCTCCATGGGACAGGATGCCCAGCCTGGGAACTGAGAAATCTACTCTAGCATGATCCCACATTCAAGCAGGACCAGGCAGGGCCAGCAGGAGGTCTGTCCAGATGCTCATTCCTGGAACCTCAAAGTCTCCATCCAAGGCTTTGCAGGAGCGTAGGGTCACCAGCACCTCATCCTGCAGAAATGGCTGGGCatggcacaagctctgcagccttgGGCACAGCTCTTCCCAGGGCATGTCCTCCATCTGTGTGGGGACCCAGGCGCCCTTTTGCAGATCATACTGCAGCCGCGTGGCCCACGCTGTGAGCAGGTCCAGGTAGGCGCGAGACAGTGTGTGATGGCAGCCCGCCACGGAGGCCAGGAGCTTAGCTGGCAGATGGCGGCAAAAAGCGGCCAATACCTCGGGACTTTCTAGAAGCCAGTGCAGTAGTTTCTGTGTCTCATCCGCACCGGCAACGTCTGTGGCCTGGGCGGGCTCCGGGTCGGCCTCGCGCAGCAGCGCTTGGGCGGTCACGCTGAGCACGTGCTCCCGCGGCCCATGAGTCCACAGCGTGTCCAGGAGTTTGCGCGCGGCCGTGGAGTCGGCACCGCCCAGCTCCTGCAGGCGCGCGTACAGCAGCTCCGCGTGCGTGCGCAGCAGCGCGCCCCGAGGCGCGTCCCCACCGAGGCGGAACAGCAGGTGCAGCGCGCTTCCGCGGCGCGCCAGGAGGACCAAGCGCGACTGCGGCACATCGTCTTCGTGGTCCGCGGCAGGGCCTGGGAACAGCAAGCTCGGCAGAGCCCGGGAGGCGGCGGGCGCGAGAGCGCGGTTCCGCAGCAGGCGTAGGGCCAGCCGCACGTCCCCAGACTCCAGCGCCACGAAGCTGCGCAGCCCGAGCGGCCCTCCCGGTGCGTTGAGCCGCCTCTCTAGCGCCTCGCGTACGCGGCTGCGGCCCGCAAAGCGTCGGTACACGTGGAGCAAATAGCGCGCCCACTGCAGCGCCCTGCGTACCTTCGCGGCGTCCCACGTGCTCACCAGCGTCCCACACGACACGGCCAGCAGTTCGGAGAAGCGCTCCGTTTGCTGCACAAGCGGCTCCATGGCGGCCGCATCCGCCCTGACCTTCCGAGGCGCGAGCCGATTGGACGTGAGCGTGAGGGCCCGCCTCAGCCTGCTGTGTCATTGGACGACGGCCGTGTCAGTCTCGCCACAGGGTTTCCGGGGCACATTGGCGCTGGAAATGAACTAGGAGAAAGCCACACTTGTACTCTGGGTCCGGGAGAGGACTCGCGATTGCGTGTTTGTGCGCCAGGATTTTATGTGCCCTTTCGTTTTAAAAATGCCAGTGGTAAACATTTTGGCGCTTCCCCGAAAGGGGACCGATGTTCATCATTCTTAGCACTGCGGATGTGATCGGTTTGCGAACTCAAAGCTCTTAAATGACCAGTTTTCCTGGTACTTGTGGAACCAGGACCCTCACAGGCTGTGCTGTATCCccgaacttttttctttttcccttatttatattatttattgattCTGAGGAAACCTATCACTAAATTGTGCATGCAGCCTTTCAGTTTGCAATTCTTCTGCTTCGACTAACCTAGTGACTGGCAGCACTATCCTGAGGCATACTGGCCAAGCAGTAAATGAAAGTCTAAGCTCAAatgaatctatttatttatgctaGACTCTGAAAAGTGCTGGGCATTCATATCAGAACATATAGTTAAGCCAGATTTGTTTAGATTTTATAGTCCAGACTATAGTGTTTGgccttgtgattttattttagtctAACTGTATGATGGGTTTTAAAGTTTCTGGTCGTAGCTGTTAGGAATTACAGAGGTCACTGGTTCATCCACTTACTGAATACTAAGTCACGTGGTATGATAGCAAGTGAGGTACGGGATTAGAGCAGTAGAGATAAGTGTAGTTAAATGCCACTGTATCCCACAGGAAACACTAACATTCCTTAGTCTTTCAACTTAACTTCATAATGTGGTAGACAGAAGTAAGAGTCACTAGATCATAGATGTTAGGGAAAGCCCCATTAAACTTTCCTTTCAACTGAATGCCCAAAGGACACAACTCTGAAAAAGCCTCAAGGCCATGGGAAGCATTAAGTCTTAAACCATCAGAATGAAAACCAGATCTAATCCAGGATGAGAAAGAAGTCCAAAACAGCTTCATTTCCAAGTGGCTGGGACAGTGCAGAGAACCTTGAGCAGCACTCACCTTTTCAAAGCCAGTATTATGTTAAATCTCAGCTCCACAGTGAGTAATTATTTGTTTCACAGTAGCCATTTTTTATTATGTAGCTAACTATGCATGCCTCTGACAGTTTCCCATAGGAAGAAAGCACTCTGGATTTGGAACCAGTTTTCTATGGAATTCGGAAAAATTCATCTAGAAGCTGAAAGATGATAAACACTTTAATTTCAAGAAACACTTTAGGAGGATTCCAAGCCCACTTAAGTGTAATGCAAATcagattttgtgtatttttaaagtgCCAGGTATGATGTTTGTAAAGACCAGTTGGAGATGGACAGGAAGACTCATCTTTGATTTAAGACACACAAATATTTGCACCGTCATGGGATGGTGGAAAATCAAGTGAGAGGAATCGCACAAGTTAAAATGTCAGTGTAAGATGTGTataatgagctgggcagtggtaggggcacgcctttagtcccagcacttgggaagcagaggcaggcagatttctgagttcgaggccagcctggtctacagagtaagttccaggacagccaaggctacacagagaaaccctgtctcgaaaaaacaaacaaacaaacaaacaagaaaagatgtATATACTGTATGCTGAGAATGCCAGGTACAACCTTCTACATGCTGGTCACACTCTGTACATTCCCAGTAAGTAGTAAATTAGAACGAAAAATGGAAGTCCAGTGTTAggaaacttttattaaaatagcATTTCATTCAAACACAGGAATGAGCAACATAACTAAAATAAGACACCACTTTCACCATGAGCCTACCTCAGGGCTCTGGGGAACATGGAGGCCATATATGTGACATGCTGGGGTAGGTTTCTGCTACTGACTTTTAAGTATGCACTCTGTGGTGCATACCACAGAGTAAGAGATGTCCTTCATCTGCTttggtatttgaatacttggtccctagttgttAACACTGTTTGAGAAGGTGTAAGAGGTATGGACTTGCTGGAGTACATATGTAACCAGGTTAGGCATTGAGAGCTTAAAGCaccatcagcttttttttttttttttttttgatttttcgagacagggtttctctgtgtagccctgactgtcctggaactcattctatagtccaggctggcctggaactcagaaatctgcctgcctctgcctcccaagtactgggattaaaggcatgtgccaccactgcccggcatcatCATCTACCTTTAATTTGATCTTTTTCTGCTTCATGTTTGCAGGTGAGCATGTCAACTCTTAGCTTCCTGCCTCTATTGCAGTGCTTGCCTCCTACCACGATGGACTTTAGTCCTACTGGAACCCTGAAACCGTAAGCTTAAATAAACCCtgctctaagttgccttggtcataataaTTTATCATAGTACTAGACAGTTAACTTGTACTTTGGGATATCAATGCTAGCTCAGGTCTACAGGCAGGGCCAGAAAATGTTAACTGATCACATTAATGAAGCCCTGTCTTAATTTACTAATTGTAATTACTAATACAGCTTTAAGCCTCTCTGTATAACATTCTCtgctaaataaaataagttcGGAAGTGGCCAGAGGAATTAACTACAGTCATTAGGCCTAcaggtttcagaaaaaaaaaaaatcttattctaAAGTCAGTAATGAGTCTAAGCTGAACACTAGTCATGCTTATGAAAGAGCCTCTTTTTCAGGAAGAACAATTGAATGAAAAGTCTTTAATCTGAATCTGCTTATAACTGTGGTACCTTAtatatgtctttttcttttaagatattttctttatttaatatatttctaattGCATTTgtcaattttgtgttttttatttatttatttaatttagatgTATGTAGTTAAAGAAGCCCTGTGGCTCATAAACTTTGGCTGGTTTGGGTTTGTTAATATGTACTTCTGTAGTAGATAGGCCTTGTCATGGCCTGCTTCCAATACTACTCTTCCCAAAAATAGAACAGCAATCACCAGCATTGTCATGAGCAGTAGTAGAGGAGATTTAATCAAAGAAAGAAGCAGCTAGCTCCTGTGGTGTTTACTCTTGGTCCTAGCTTGCTCATCAAATACtgttagaatatttttaatagatattttctttatttacatttcaaatggtcttccctttgctcatttcctctctgaaaacctcctatccctttctgcctccccctgctaaccaacctaccctctcccacttcccagccctggcattcccctacactgggacgtagaacattcacaggaccaagggcctctcctccattgatgaccaataaggccatcctctgctaaatatgcagctggagccatgagtcccaccatgtgtactctttggttggtggtttagtccctgagagctcggagggtactagttagttagttcatattgttgttcatcctaaggggctgcaaatccttcagctccttgggtcctttctctagctttatttatttattggggaccctgtactaagtCCAATGCATGGCTCTGAGCCTCCACATCTCAGCagaatattttgatttaaaattttgagCTGATATTATTTCTTACTGGGTATAATTTAGAAATGCAATAACTAAGATATGCAATAACTATATAGCTGAGAGACGAATGAATGCATCTCTGTCTGGTGTACACTTCTGTCGCTCTGCAGAGTGCTGCCCCACTCATCCTGCCTTACCCATAGCTTTCTTTTGCACAGTTCTAGCTATCCAAAGCCAACCACAGTCTAAAAATATTAAGGAGAAAATTCTGGAAATAGGTATTACATTTTCGATTAGAGCTGTTTTCAGAGTGTGATAAAATCCCCACACCATTTTGGTTTGTTCTTCTGACCAGTGTGCTCAGCCCTCATCACTGTCAGTCACTTGGATGCTACCTTGATTGGCATGTGAACTGCCCCTCACATGCTCATGAGTTTGTACATTTTGCCACCAGTGGAGGGTGTTGTGGCAGAAGGTTAGGTTACCTTTAGGTGGCTGAGCCTTACTGGAAGAAGTCACTGGGCAGTCCATGTTTCATAGCCTGCCCCAAGTTCTTGTCTGCTCTGTAGTTCCTGTAGACTGGTGACAGTGTGATCAGCTACCTCAGGCTTCTGCCACCATGCATAACTTCCCCATGCATAACAGCACTCCGCCAACAATGTAAAATATATGCTAAGAAAACTTCACTTGGTGATAAGAGATAGTTTATATTCTGGAGGCATTTCTTGAGTGACCATGGGACTGGAATACAGATTTCAGTTACTCTAAATTTCATGTTCCAACATAGAGGCAGTttcattaagtttttttttttatagttttacagcATAAAGGAAGTCATAGTAAGGGTGAATTTACAATAGATTGGTGGGTACTTCAGAGAGGCAGGTAGAGTGAGATGAGGCAGTTTCCTATAGGCTCAAGGTACTATCTGA includes:
- the Fancf gene encoding Fanconi anemia group F protein, giving the protein MEPLVQQTERFSELLAVSCGTLVSTWDAAKVRRALQWARYLLHVYRRFAGRSRVREALERRLNAPGGPLGLRSFVALESGDVRLALRLLRNRALAPAASRALPSLLFPGPAADHEDDVPQSRLVLLARRGSALHLLFRLGGDAPRGALLRTHAELLYARLQELGGADSTAARKLLDTLWTHGPREHVLSVTAQALLREADPEPAQATDVAGADETQKLLHWLLESPEVLAAFCRHLPAKLLASVAGCHHTLSRAYLDLLTAWATRLQYDLQKGAWVPTQMEDMPWEELCPRLQSLCHAQPFLQDEVLVTLRSCKALDGDFEVPGMSIWTDLLLALPGPA